From Triticum aestivum cultivar Chinese Spring chromosome 4A, IWGSC CS RefSeq v2.1, whole genome shotgun sequence, a single genomic window includes:
- the LOC123082414 gene encoding WAT1-related protein At5g13670 gives MAMFAMESVMLPASMVLVQLFSILLVLLSKLALNIGMRPFVLLAYRNLIGAAAIAPLTFVFERKKAKIPNLIEWGWISMNATSGVILAMGLYYYGLRGTNATYSVVFLNLIPIVTSVVAILLRAEKLVFRKWHGKMKFLGIVTCVGGTMVVSLYKGKMLHHPWPTHLLRSHTQAAAAPAAHHNMVIGTLFLCGSCLGYAFWFIIQVLGGDADVSVGKPTSIRHRHPHRPSHVRMEAQVGPAAPNHCLLGGIQHRFALVLMSWAVKRRGPIYPSMFNSLAMVATVIMDSTLLGTSIFLGSMIGTVLVIVGLYTFLWGKGKELQEAISLTKNAGENEDPGDGGEHGEPVLEVRHRGDEIA, from the exons ATGGCCATGTTCGCGATGGAGAGCGTCATGCTGCCGGCGAGCATGGTGCTGGTGCAGCTCTTCTCGATCTTGCTAGTGCTTCTCTCCAAGCTCGCCCTCAACATCGGCATGCGGCCCTTCGTCCTCCTCGCCTACCGGAACCTCATcggcgccgccgccatcgcgcCCCTCACCTTCGTCTTCGAGAG GAAAAAAGCGAAAATCCCAAACCTCATAGAGTGGGGCTGGATTTCCATGAATGCCACATCCGG GGTTATCCTGGCAATGGGGCTGTACTACTATGGACTGCGCGGCACCAACGCCACCTACTCCGTCGTCTTCCTCAACCTCATCCCCATTGTCACCTCCGTGGTTGCCATCCTACTCCG GGCAGAGAAGTTGGTATTCAGGAAGTGGCATGGAAAGATGAAGTTCTTGGGCATCGTGACCTGTGTCGGGGGAACAATGGTGGTCAGCCTCTACAAGGGCAAGATGCTGCACCATCCTTGGCCGACCCACCTGCTGAGGTCCCATACTCAGGCGGCCGCAGCTCCAGCAGCTCACCACAACATGGTCATCGGCACATTGTTCCTTTGCGGTAGCTGCCTCGGATATGCCTTCTGGTTCATCATACAG GTACTGGGTGGCGACGCTGACGTGTCTGTCGGGAAGCCTACAAGCATTCGTCATCGGCATCCTCATCGACCCTCACACGTCCGCATGGAGGCTCAAGTGGGACCTGCAGCTCCTAACCATTGTCTACTCG GGGGTATTCAACACCGGTTTGCATTGGTCCTCATGTCGTGGGCGGTGAAGCGCCGTGGGCCCATCTACCCCTCCATGTTTAATTCCCTCGCGATGGTAGCGACGGTGATCATGGACTCGACACTGCTTGGCACCAGCATCTTCTTAGGCAG CATGATAGGGACGGTGCTGGTCATTGTGGGGCTATACACATTTCTGTGGGGGAAAGGGAAGGAGTTGCAGGAAGCTATATCGCTAACGAAGAACGCCGGTGAGAATGAAGACCCTGGAGACGGTGGTGAGCATGGTGAGCCAGTGTTGGAGGTGCGTCATCGCGGCGATGAAATAGCATAG